A DNA window from Calliphora vicina chromosome 1, idCalVici1.1, whole genome shotgun sequence contains the following coding sequences:
- the LOC135950747 gene encoding uncharacterized protein LOC135950747, with amino-acid sequence MLHYKLILVCCGLFVILKLNNGEVFSSSSNYSTSFRSDDYVNINKRQYERTIKDFDYQIEIFKQLFNGRLSTLENQLEMLVDSLKINDELLNPMEILSDFSKHCVTKYRPRIPTIEATKTAMQACVTAAKNQLNNLVNTPLTTRNNLQNYYRNNFEKEIKSCATKHANMLSFNYTTCLTSLISTVNVVTLSNQKTFNTQMESSQCTANTHIKKAIDCSFLAQNRTLSLIAEANTLINKCLENLNNSEDFCSDVFYMRQAHVDHKNFSMTNPFYGRNESINCLLIKLY; translated from the exons atgtTGCATTATAAACTAATTTTAGTATGTTGTGGACTGTTTGTAATTTTAAAg TTAAATAATGGCGAAGTAtttagcagcagcagcaactacAGCACTTCATTTCGTAGCGATGATTAtgtcaatataaataaaagacaATATGAGAGAACTATAAAAGACTTTGATTATCAAATTGAAATCTTTAAACAACTGTTTAATGGTCGTCTAAGCACATTGGAGAACCAATTGGAGATGTTAGTCGATAGTTTGAAAATCAATGATGAACTTCTGAATCCCATGGAAATACTAAGTGATTTCAGTAAACACTGCGTTACCAAATATCGTCCCAGGATACCCACAATTGAAGCCACTAAAACAGCCATGCAAGCATGTGTTACCGCAGCCAAAAATCAATTGAATAATTTGGTAAACACTCCATTAACCACCAGaaataatttgcaaaattaCTATCGCAATAATTTTGAGAAAGAAATTAAGAGTTGTGCCACAAAACATGCCAACATGTTGTCGTTTAATTACACCACCTGTTTAACAAGTTTG ATTTCAACTGTCAATGTTGTTACTCTTAGTAATCAAAAAACATTCAACACTCAAATGGAGTCCTCTCAGTGCACAGCAAATACCCATATAAAAAAGGCCATTGATTGCAGTTTCTTGGCTCAAAATCGCACTTTGTCTTTGATAGCCGAGGCCAATACTTTGATCAATAAATGTTTGGAGAATCTTAATAATAGTGAAGACTTTTGTTCGGATGTTTTTTATATGCGACAAGCTCATGTCGATCATAAGAATTTTTCAATGACGAATCCATTTTATGGTCGCAATGAGTctattaattgtttattaataaaattgtattag
- the LOC135950754 gene encoding uncharacterized protein LOC135950754, producing the protein MKFSLIFMAVMAWSTGVQSNIVLLPEAMYTTSSPTAKVDNYILQHQRQFEEQLRTLDKYLEDFRKKFELRLEVIEYYDAVVDVKLRDMKDKLDPLEMLGDVNDMCVEKYRGKMPADNTLKVNLKTCINNANKAFSSLLNNPENTLKNIRNHYNGPFNNAIKDCKKKREKDETKYKTCADNAIKSTSNYFNTNTNTFYSQMTTAECSSNTKIDEAFDCYSVNVYQTFTTMGEVNGLIENCLAGHDFCVPCENEETGVIKGRCPYQMAWHLADDDLTGDKIVNPFKGINSTTPCLQVNFITKNFTNSVNKV; encoded by the exons atgaaattttcattaatatttatggCAGTAATGGCATGGAGTACAGGAGTGCAGAGCAACATTGTTTTATTGCCAGAGGCCATGTACACCACTTCGAGTCCCACCGCCAAAGTGGACAATTACATTTTACAACATCAACGACAATTTGAAGAGCAACTGCGCACTTTGGATAAATATTTAGAGGATTTTCGCAAAAAGTTTGAATTACGTTTAGAAGTGATTGAATATTATGATGCGGTTGTTGATGTAAAATTGCGTGACATGAAGGATAAATTGGATCCATTGGAAATGTTGGGTGATGTCAATGATATGTGTGTGGAGAAGTATCGCGGCAAGATGCCTGCTGATAATACTTTAAAGGTGAATCTGAAAACTTGTATCAATAATGCTAATAAAGCATTTTCATCGCTGCTTAATAATCCGGAAAATACATTGAAAAATATACGAAATCATTATAATGGGCCATTTAATAATGCCATCAAAGATTGTAAAAAGAAACGGGAAAAAGATGAAACGAAATATAAAACATGTGCTGACAATGCC ATCAAATCAACGAGTAACTATTTCAATACCAACACCAACACATTTTATTCACAAATGACTACGGCCGAATGTAGCTCAAATACCAAAATCGATGAAGCTTTCGATTGTTATTCGGTGAATGTTTATCAGACATTCACTACCATGGGTGAAGTGAACGGACTGATTGAAAACTGTTTGGCTGGGCATGATTTTTGTGTGCCCTGTGAAAATGAAGAAACTGGCGTTATAAAGGGTCGCTGTCCTTATCAAATGGCTTGGCATTTGGCCGATGATGATTTGACGGGCGATAAAATTGTCAATCCATTTAAGGGTATTAATAGCACAACACCTTGTCTGCAGGTTAAttttataacgaaaaatttCACTAACAGTGTGAATAAAGTGTga